From one Helicoverpa zea isolate HzStark_Cry1AcR chromosome 10, ilHelZeax1.1, whole genome shotgun sequence genomic stretch:
- the LOC124634130 gene encoding serine/arginine repetitive matrix protein 1-like — MDSNIKKNPNKKDDREWDADSDCESVSSEETAGDFTVPRSKKDHRVEAFLKRKADDLGSSSGGRGASAKKADRRLVRDRGNEGDHRSSSEEDASAFGSDRERRADFAKTVESAFREVTLKRKKANRNSAIEAATASITAAAVSNFGLAPKSELAKLQEQVARLTANLGSLVEENRCLRAEIERMREQEAERSGAASRQPQSSPGESQVLALVRREMAAFQARFSVLEGRVLRPPLAAPKPQAAQRASYATAAASAPSEPPVAAPIGPPRRAAAQPKPKAATAVRAQRTPVPPPAPVPSSSPVARRPPKPTPSATTSPPTQSEWQVVGEKKKKGKAARKKAQRQRRKERAVAAQLRAPKTAAVVLTLQPDAVKRGVSYRDVLAKAKEAVDLAELGITEGLRLRVTATGARMLEVPGAASGPTADALAESATPHCTACAAAGRPAEHRAGCKTCTPPVKTRGKGRPSVVATAAAPAAAATSNDAVAAGEVAAAAAAAVPASGPEEEEDVMEF, encoded by the exons ATGgatagtaatattaaaaaaaacccaaaCAAAAAAGACGATAGGGAGTGGGATGCGGACTCGGACTGCGAGTCCGTATCCAGTGAGGAAACTGCGGGAGACTTCACAGTCCCCCGCAGCAAGAAGGACCACAGAGTCGAGGCCTTCCTCAAGAGGAAGGCGGACGACCTGGGGTCTTCCTCCGGTGGTCGCGGAGCTTCGGCCAAAAAGGCCGATAGGAGGCTCGTTCGCGACAGGGGCAACGAAGGAGACCACCGGAGCTCCTCTGAGGAGGACGCATCGGCCTTCGGCTCTGACCGGGAGAGGAGGGCGGACTTCGCGAAGACAGTGGAGTCCGCCTTCAGAGAGGTGACGCTTAAGAGAAAGAAGGCCAATCGCAATAGCGCGATTGAGGCCGCTACCGCCTCCATCACCGCTGCAGCGGTGAGCAATTTTGGCCTGGCTCCCAAGAGCGAGCTGGCCAAGTTGCAGGAGCAGGTAGCTCGCCTCACGGCCAACTTGGGGTCTCTCGTAGAGGAGAATAGATGTCTCCGGGCGGAGATAGAAAGGATGCGCGAGCAGGAGGCGGAGCGAAGCGGGGCCGCCTCGCGGCAACCGCAGTCCTCCCCAGGGGAGAGCCAGGTTCTGGCCCTGGTTCGGCgggagatggcggccttccaggctcgCTTCTCCGTCCTGGAGGGCAGAGTCCTGCGCCCTCCCCTCGCGGCGCCAAAGCCCCAAGCAGCCCAAAGGGCCTCTTATGCGACTGCGGCAGCATCGGCACCGAGCGAACCCCCCGTCGCGGCGCCGATCGGACCGCCCAGGAGGGCAGCCGCCCAGCCGAAGCCAAAGGCTGCGACGGCGGTCCGGGCGCAGAGGACCCCGGTGCCACCCCCAGCACCGGTCCCGTCGTCATCACCAGTGGCGAGACGCCCCCCAAAGCCGACTCCGTCAGCGACTACTTCTCCTCCCACTCAATccgagtggcaggtggtgggggagaagaagaagaaagggAAGGCGGCCAGAAAGAAAGCCCAAAGGCAGCGCCGCAAGGAGCGAGCCGTCGCGGCTCAACTACGCGCCCCTAAGACCGCGGCTGTGGTGctcacactacagccggacgcggttAAGAGGGGAGTAtcgtaccgcgacgtgctcgcTAAGGCAAAGGAGGCGGTGGACCTAGCTGAGCTGGGTATCACCGAGGGCCTtcggctcagggtgaccgcaacgggcgcccgaatgctggaggtcccgGGAGCGGCCAGCGGGCCCaccgcagacgctctagccgagag CGCCACGCCGCACTGCACTGCATGTGCGGCTGCTGGAAGGCCAgccgaacaccgggcggggTGCAAGACCTGTACCCCACCCGTCAAGACCAGGGGCAAGGGTCGGCCGTCCGTCGTCGCCACAGCCGCAGCTCCCgcggccgccgccacctccAATGATGCCGTCGCTGCCGGCGAAGTCGccgctgctgctgctgccgcgGTGCCCGCTTCTGGGCCtgaagaggaggaagacgtgatggaatTCTAA